A stretch of the Saccharolobus caldissimus genome encodes the following:
- a CDS encoding acyl-CoA dehydrogenase family protein → MMLSPKDEEEKLILSVVDELMEKYKESYWLDKDQKREFPLEFLNEFMELGLGSILIPTEYGGAGKSIRLACLILYYVNLKGGNSYVLHGHYYNTALLVKHAGKKIRERYFPDLGKGAKVLSLALTEPEVGSDTTRIKTFAEKVGDKYVVKGHKIFISRVKHTDFMILAARTTPYDTVERKTDGITLFLVDLRKGTEGIDMREIKTMSNTDAYELFIDGLKIPEENVIGEVGKGFYYLLDLLNAERFMIAGEMIGNAEWFINKAVEYAKNRVVFGRPIGSNQGVQFPIAEVYAELSALVAYYNEGLRILEEGKDTKVIGNYANISKYLASEIAWKAGNIAMDVYGGYGYAVETGIERKLRETRLYKVAPISQNLILAYIAHHILGLPRSY, encoded by the coding sequence ATAATGCTCTCTCCAAAAGATGAAGAAGAAAAGCTAATTTTGTCCGTAGTTGACGAATTGATGGAAAAATATAAGGAAAGTTATTGGCTTGATAAAGATCAAAAGAGGGAATTCCCCTTAGAGTTCCTTAACGAATTTATGGAACTAGGTTTAGGATCAATCTTAATACCCACTGAATATGGAGGAGCTGGAAAGAGCATAAGACTAGCTTGTTTAATACTTTATTACGTTAATCTTAAGGGGGGAAATTCTTACGTTTTACACGGTCATTACTATAATACCGCATTGTTAGTTAAGCATGCTGGTAAAAAGATTAGGGAAAGATATTTCCCAGACTTAGGTAAAGGGGCTAAAGTATTATCATTAGCTTTAACAGAGCCAGAAGTAGGATCTGATACTACAAGGATTAAAACTTTTGCAGAAAAAGTGGGAGATAAATATGTAGTAAAGGGACATAAGATTTTCATATCAAGGGTTAAGCACACTGATTTTATGATATTAGCAGCTAGGACTACTCCTTACGATACTGTTGAAAGGAAAACTGATGGAATAACTCTGTTTCTGGTCGATTTAAGAAAGGGAACGGAAGGTATAGATATGAGGGAAATAAAGACCATGTCAAACACCGATGCTTATGAACTTTTCATAGATGGGTTAAAAATTCCTGAGGAGAACGTAATAGGGGAAGTGGGAAAGGGTTTCTACTACCTTTTAGATCTTTTAAACGCTGAAAGGTTTATGATAGCAGGAGAAATGATAGGAAACGCTGAATGGTTTATAAATAAGGCTGTTGAATATGCTAAGAATAGGGTTGTTTTCGGAAGGCCCATAGGAAGTAATCAAGGAGTTCAATTCCCCATCGCTGAAGTATATGCAGAACTCTCTGCGTTAGTAGCGTATTATAATGAAGGATTAAGGATTCTGGAAGAGGGTAAGGACACTAAAGTAATAGGAAATTATGCAAATATATCTAAATATTTAGCCTCTGAAATAGCCTGGAAAGCTGGAAATATAGCAATGGATGTCTATGGGGGTTACGGTTACGCTGTTGAAACTGGAATAGAGAGGAAGCTTAGGGAAACTAGGTTATATAAAGTAGCTCCAATATCTCAAAACTTAATACTTGCTTACATTGCACATCACATATTAGGGCTTCCTAGGTCTTATTAA
- a CDS encoding MaoC family dehydratase — protein MSENSEGPYFEDFKIGQRFKSKVGRTITDVDNIWFTLLTNNSNQIHFNKDYTEKYFPGEPFKGRLVVNGFLTLAIVAGLLVEQTSQNGFMLGIENVKFLNPVFAGDTIYGEAEVIEVRESKSRPGFGIVKIRTWGYNQRGEKVIEFDRVFMVRKRGVSWTGEKKT, from the coding sequence ATGTCAGAAAACTCAGAAGGTCCCTATTTTGAAGATTTTAAAATAGGGCAAAGGTTTAAGAGTAAGGTAGGTAGAACGATAACTGATGTAGATAATATCTGGTTTACCCTTCTAACAAATAATAGTAATCAAATACATTTTAATAAGGATTACACTGAGAAATACTTCCCTGGAGAGCCTTTTAAGGGTAGGTTAGTAGTAAACGGATTTTTAACACTAGCCATAGTAGCAGGATTATTAGTGGAGCAAACTAGTCAGAATGGTTTCATGCTAGGCATAGAGAACGTAAAGTTCCTAAACCCAGTATTTGCTGGAGATACAATATACGGAGAGGCTGAGGTAATAGAAGTAAGGGAGTCTAAAAGCAGACCTGGATTTGGAATAGTTAAGATTAGAACATGGGGATATAATCAGAGAGGAGAAAAAGTTATAGAATTTGACCGGGTTTTCATGGTGAGGAAAAGAGGAGTTTCATGGACTGGAGAGAAGAAAACCTAA